A genomic stretch from Azospirillum lipoferum 4B includes:
- a CDS encoding carbohydrate-binding domain-containing protein, giving the protein MAITGSNLIDVTFAIDAWGQEAGGVWPHLALKLDGATIGQATVNGSSAGRYTISAKVAADTAHNLQLVYDNDGMAGGADRNLFVRAVSVNGTPIAVTDPSVTYDKGAIDGRDVVKGQEAMYWGGALNVPLPATLFPAPDAATAEPAATKSFSVVVNAWGKSAGGVPPHFKLLADGKVVGEAKVSATTQTAYKFTVDLDPALAHKIQVQYDNDAVVNGQDRSLFIGSVVVNGHSVASTAAGVTYDRGALDGRDVVAGQQGLWWNGTLNVPVTKAMLGGSSTTAPAAPAPSPTLPKNEHTASAGVSSDRPPLKSDVSAISWGADRGLAPQHLFWESVPDYASSTHLKETRDVAAGHLADGVMPLIGLQLWEDTFEYSQTGGEFANLGGHKAWVSWVKAHQQYLGRDADGNILNSDSGNPYGWGYVSPLMPLDTKDAPAGWTGGTAHYGDWMADKLGRLSALTGTRGYELADFFDGSPHSGVMDFFNTRMIAEFSAKTGIKVSGTTLAQQADYIVANHPTKWLDYFVDGWAESWKALDESIVEHTGKPAWLTTQVSFTPAAMREFAGVDARVIAEKMNEDDILFNVQTLERFTMQHKQAPASYEQAMLGIHAARAPDAHFGHMMSSSEKDYWGAVDSLYTGVSGTAREELGWGRLEQTWLQSGWTMIADDQGGVRRAAEQWSRSYHDWGEVKQPWLDMLRDIVPTRPFGPALYYSANAEKAMNALEPAGNSIGNAYLGELLTPITKLHDAGVTFGYYVSDAALPAMTKASAPSAWIIPQATYEGQSLFSDAEIAALKAKAPVLIGDEALTYKHPLTFTDTDPDAQITGYGFYDQKDRLIVVASDRVDFNDTAARKSVATHVELQLANGHYTVQDLIHNTTQSFDVVNGMGSFDTAIDRWDTGVYAITQDMAA; this is encoded by the coding sequence ATGGCGATCACCGGGTCCAATCTCATCGATGTCACCTTCGCAATCGACGCGTGGGGGCAAGAAGCCGGCGGCGTCTGGCCGCATCTGGCGCTGAAGCTGGACGGCGCGACCATCGGACAGGCGACGGTGAACGGCAGCAGCGCCGGGCGCTACACCATCAGCGCCAAGGTCGCCGCCGACACCGCGCATAATTTGCAGCTCGTCTACGACAATGACGGGATGGCGGGCGGCGCCGACCGCAACCTGTTCGTCCGCGCCGTCTCCGTGAACGGCACCCCGATTGCCGTGACCGATCCGTCGGTGACCTACGACAAGGGTGCCATCGACGGTCGCGACGTGGTGAAGGGCCAGGAAGCGATGTATTGGGGCGGCGCGCTGAACGTCCCGCTGCCGGCGACCCTGTTCCCGGCGCCGGACGCGGCCACCGCCGAGCCGGCCGCCACCAAGTCCTTCAGCGTCGTCGTCAACGCCTGGGGCAAGAGCGCCGGCGGCGTGCCGCCGCACTTCAAGCTGCTGGCCGACGGCAAGGTGGTGGGCGAGGCGAAGGTGTCCGCCACCACCCAGACCGCCTACAAGTTCACGGTCGACCTCGACCCGGCGCTGGCGCACAAGATCCAGGTCCAGTACGACAACGACGCCGTCGTCAACGGCCAGGACCGCAGCCTCTTTATCGGCTCCGTCGTGGTGAACGGCCACAGCGTCGCCTCCACCGCCGCCGGCGTCACCTATGACCGCGGCGCGCTGGACGGCAGGGACGTCGTCGCCGGCCAGCAGGGGCTGTGGTGGAACGGCACGCTGAACGTCCCCGTCACCAAGGCGATGCTGGGCGGCAGCTCGACCACCGCCCCCGCCGCGCCGGCCCCCTCCCCGACGCTGCCGAAGAACGAGCACACCGCCAGCGCCGGGGTCAGCAGCGACCGTCCGCCGCTGAAGTCCGACGTGTCCGCCATCTCCTGGGGTGCGGACCGCGGGCTGGCGCCGCAGCACCTGTTCTGGGAATCGGTGCCGGACTATGCCAGCTCCACCCACCTGAAGGAGACGCGCGATGTCGCCGCCGGCCATCTGGCCGACGGGGTGATGCCGCTGATCGGCCTGCAGCTGTGGGAGGACACCTTCGAGTATTCGCAGACCGGCGGCGAGTTCGCCAATCTCGGCGGCCACAAGGCCTGGGTCTCCTGGGTGAAGGCGCACCAGCAGTATCTGGGGCGCGACGCCGACGGCAACATCCTCAATTCCGACAGCGGCAATCCCTATGGCTGGGGCTATGTCAGCCCGCTGATGCCGCTGGACACCAAGGACGCGCCGGCCGGCTGGACCGGCGGCACCGCCCATTACGGCGACTGGATGGCCGACAAGCTGGGCCGCCTGTCCGCCCTGACCGGCACCCGCGGCTATGAGCTTGCCGATTTCTTCGACGGCAGCCCGCATTCCGGCGTGATGGACTTCTTCAACACGCGGATGATCGCCGAATTCAGCGCCAAGACCGGCATCAAGGTCTCCGGCACCACCCTGGCGCAGCAGGCCGATTACATCGTCGCCAACCATCCGACCAAGTGGCTGGACTATTTCGTCGACGGCTGGGCCGAAAGCTGGAAGGCGCTGGACGAGTCCATCGTCGAGCACACCGGCAAGCCGGCCTGGCTGACCACGCAGGTGTCCTTCACCCCGGCGGCGATGCGCGAATTCGCCGGCGTCGACGCCCGGGTGATCGCCGAGAAGATGAACGAGGACGACATCCTGTTCAACGTCCAGACGCTCGAGCGCTTCACGATGCAGCACAAGCAGGCGCCGGCCTCCTACGAGCAGGCGATGCTGGGCATCCACGCCGCCCGCGCGCCGGACGCCCATTTCGGCCACATGATGTCCTCGTCGGAAAAGGACTATTGGGGTGCGGTCGACAGCCTCTACACCGGCGTCTCCGGCACGGCGCGCGAGGAGCTGGGCTGGGGCCGGCTGGAACAGACCTGGCTGCAGAGCGGCTGGACGATGATCGCCGACGACCAGGGCGGCGTGCGCCGCGCGGCGGAGCAGTGGTCGCGCAGCTATCACGACTGGGGCGAGGTGAAGCAGCCCTGGCTGGACATGCTGCGCGACATCGTGCCGACCCGCCCCTTCGGCCCGGCGCTCTATTACAGCGCCAATGCCGAAAAGGCGATGAACGCGCTGGAGCCGGCCGGCAACTCCATCGGCAACGCCTATCTGGGCGAGCTGCTGACGCCGATCACCAAGCTGCACGATGCCGGCGTGACCTTCGGCTATTACGTCAGCGACGCCGCCCTGCCGGCGATGACCAAGGCCAGCGCGCCCAGCGCCTGGATCATCCCGCAGGCGACCTACGAGGGGCAAAGCCTGTTCAGCGATGCCGAGATCGCCGCGCTGAAGGCCAAGGCCCCGGTGCTGATCGGCGACGAGGCGCTGACCTACAAGCACCCGCTGACCTTCACCGACACGGATCCGGACGCCCAGATCACCGGCTACGGCTTCTACGACCAGAAGGACCGGCTGATCGTGGTCGCGTCCGACCGGGTCGACTTCAACGACACCGCGGCGCGCAAGTCGGTGGCGACCCATGTGGAGCTGCAGCTGGCCAACGGCCATTACACGGTCCAGGATCTGATCCACAACACCACCCAGAGCTTCGACGTGGTGAACGGCATGGGCAGCTTCGACACCGCCATCGACCGCTGGGATACCGGGGTCTACGCCATCACCCAGGACATGGCAGCGTAA
- a CDS encoding DUF2190 family protein: protein MTAPPLLFRPIGRRLLLAAALALPAAAQAAQDKPLRPRPEPSPSAGPALSIRDRGAIGDGRSHPLSERYKSLEAARRVHPHVRSLDRECDWAALQGAVLELSRSGHGGTVMVPPGHYRLDGEIVLPNLDRYDEAFNEVEIVGAGMRASLLSWPEDLGAGRFGIRAGSRLAARDDDGYQRSRIAHLSLQGPKPGNRPGDPPPGMGGVALTSRFVLERVGVFGFRAGVDVWRDHSSLISCQLTKNHIGAYWSAGTESFGDHLFLDTDLAGNTLASIAVAPENGIDHSSFISCHFGFSPYGILAEDGPPKRSFLSNNKFLDCAFEACGNGWIHGPLAEMYGNSLIGCSGSLLPGYRLAKQPTAGLIVVRSLERNRFTGGTASFGDGTNDRAAEIQTAAIVAASAVGNRFDDADRLIRLGRDGLAPALSVTGTCRANRFEAQDCSGEFRKVGTGGIDAGNLVQRDYDRVRRLEPDRPADGVALTTAPAGGIVPVATAGTAPVGKTRGAIRMGTVLRPAVALPHRVDPAPGPAAAVGIAVADAPAGSDSVTVDLRLEVR from the coding sequence ATGACGGCCCCTCCGCTACTTTTCCGCCCCATCGGCAGGCGCCTGCTGCTGGCCGCGGCGCTGGCCCTCCCCGCCGCCGCGCAGGCCGCACAGGACAAGCCGTTGCGCCCCCGACCCGAACCGTCGCCGTCAGCCGGTCCCGCCCTGTCGATCCGCGACCGCGGCGCCATCGGCGATGGCCGCAGCCATCCCCTGTCCGAACGCTACAAGAGCCTGGAGGCGGCGCGGCGCGTCCATCCGCATGTCCGCTCGCTCGACCGGGAATGCGACTGGGCTGCCCTGCAGGGTGCCGTGCTGGAGCTGTCGCGGTCGGGCCATGGCGGAACGGTGATGGTGCCGCCCGGCCATTACCGGCTGGACGGCGAGATCGTCCTGCCCAACCTCGACCGCTATGACGAGGCCTTCAACGAGGTGGAGATCGTCGGCGCCGGCATGCGCGCCTCGCTGCTGTCCTGGCCGGAGGATCTCGGCGCCGGCCGCTTCGGCATCCGGGCGGGCAGCCGGCTGGCGGCTCGTGATGATGACGGCTACCAACGCAGCCGCATCGCCCATCTCAGCCTGCAGGGGCCGAAGCCCGGCAACCGGCCGGGCGACCCGCCACCGGGCATGGGCGGGGTGGCCCTGACCTCCCGCTTCGTGCTGGAACGGGTGGGGGTGTTCGGCTTCCGCGCCGGGGTGGATGTCTGGCGCGACCATTCCTCGCTGATCTCCTGCCAGCTCACCAAGAACCACATCGGCGCCTACTGGTCGGCCGGCACCGAGAGCTTCGGCGACCATCTGTTCCTCGACACCGATCTCGCCGGCAACACGCTGGCCTCCATCGCCGTCGCGCCGGAGAACGGCATCGACCATTCCAGCTTCATCTCCTGCCATTTCGGCTTCTCGCCCTACGGCATCCTGGCGGAGGACGGCCCGCCCAAGCGCAGCTTCCTGTCCAACAACAAGTTCCTGGACTGCGCCTTCGAGGCCTGCGGCAACGGCTGGATCCATGGGCCCCTGGCGGAGATGTACGGCAACAGCTTGATCGGCTGCAGCGGTTCGCTCCTGCCCGGATACCGGCTGGCGAAACAGCCGACGGCCGGTCTGATCGTGGTGCGCTCGCTGGAGCGCAACCGGTTCACCGGCGGCACCGCCAGCTTCGGCGACGGCACCAACGACCGCGCGGCCGAAATCCAGACCGCGGCCATCGTCGCCGCCAGTGCAGTCGGCAACCGGTTCGACGATGCCGACCGCCTGATCCGCCTCGGCCGCGACGGGCTCGCCCCCGCCCTGTCGGTCACCGGCACCTGCCGCGCCAACCGCTTCGAGGCGCAGGACTGTTCCGGCGAGTTCCGCAAGGTCGGCACCGGCGGCATCGATGCCGGCAATCTGGTGCAGCGCGATTACGACCGCGTCCGCCGTCTGGAGCCGGACCGCCCGGCCGACGGCGTCGCCCTGACCACAGCCCCGGCCGGCGGCATCGTCCCCGTCGCCACCGCCGGCACCGCCCCGGTCGGCAAGACCCGCGGCGCCATCCGCATGGGCACCGTCCTGCGCCCCGCCGTCGCCCTGCCGCACCGCGTGGACCCGGCCCCCGGCCCCGCCGCCGCGGTGGGCATCGCCGTGGCGGACGCACCGGCCGGCAGCGACAGCGTGACGGTCGATCTGCGGCTGGAGGTCAGGTGA
- a CDS encoding glycosyltransferase family 4 protein — translation MRIAVVTQKIVRHDGQGRVNAVVVEELLRRGHEVVAIATEVADELARHPSLRWVPVSGGGVPTQLAKDQLFAWRASRALARARRAGLDRVVVNGFVSWARSDVNAVHFVHSAWMRSSTHPVRKGLSPLSLYRALYTLLNVGFERWSFRRAGRLVAVSRTVAEELRRDGIDPARLAVIDNGVDVAEFRPGTPDPTVFGLPASRPVALFVGDARSDRKNLDGVLRALAEVPDLSLAVVGDERGGPFPALARSLGVEDRVRFLGHRRDVAALMRAADLFVFPTRYEPFGLVLLEAAASGLPVVTTRLAGASWLLEDGAAVVLEDPDAHDALVGAMRRLAADPEERRRMGEAGRRIAERHDWPVTAGQYVDLLEAMGPLASGVEMGGALVRSAS, via the coding sequence ATGCGCATTGCCGTGGTGACGCAGAAGATCGTCCGCCATGACGGGCAGGGCCGGGTGAATGCCGTCGTGGTGGAGGAGTTGCTGCGCCGCGGGCACGAGGTGGTTGCCATCGCGACGGAGGTTGCCGACGAACTGGCGCGCCATCCCAGCCTGCGCTGGGTGCCGGTCAGCGGCGGCGGGGTGCCGACGCAACTGGCAAAAGATCAGCTGTTCGCCTGGCGGGCGAGCCGGGCGCTGGCGCGGGCAAGGCGGGCGGGGCTCGACCGGGTGGTGGTGAACGGCTTCGTCAGCTGGGCGCGGTCGGACGTCAACGCCGTGCATTTCGTCCATTCGGCCTGGATGCGCTCATCCACCCATCCCGTGCGCAAGGGTCTGTCGCCGCTGTCGCTCTACCGGGCGCTCTACACCCTGCTGAATGTCGGCTTCGAGCGCTGGAGCTTCCGCCGTGCCGGCCGGCTGGTGGCGGTGTCGCGCACGGTGGCGGAGGAGTTGCGACGGGACGGCATCGACCCGGCCCGGCTGGCGGTGATCGACAACGGTGTCGACGTGGCGGAATTCCGGCCCGGAACGCCCGACCCGACCGTGTTCGGCCTGCCGGCGTCCCGTCCGGTGGCGCTGTTCGTCGGCGACGCCCGCAGCGACCGCAAGAATCTGGACGGCGTTCTGCGCGCGCTGGCCGAAGTGCCGGACCTCTCGCTGGCGGTGGTGGGGGACGAACGCGGCGGTCCCTTCCCGGCGCTGGCGCGGTCACTGGGGGTGGAGGATCGCGTGCGCTTCCTCGGCCACCGGCGCGACGTGGCGGCGCTGATGCGGGCGGCCGACCTGTTCGTCTTCCCGACCCGTTACGAGCCATTCGGGCTGGTCCTGCTGGAGGCGGCGGCGAGCGGGCTGCCGGTCGTCACCACGCGGCTTGCCGGCGCCAGCTGGCTGCTGGAGGACGGGGCGGCCGTCGTGCTGGAAGACCCGGATGCGCATGACGCGCTGGTCGGGGCGATGCGCCGTTTGGCCGCCGACCCGGAGGAGCGCCGCCGCATGGGAGAGGCCGGCCGCCGCATCGCCGAACGCCACGACTGGCCGGTGACGGCGGGGCAGTATGTGGACCTTCTGGAAGCGATGGGGCCGCTCGCCAGCGGTGTGGAGATGGGCGGAGCGCTGGTCAGGTCGGCGTCGTGA
- a CDS encoding glycosyltransferase family 4 protein produces MSSIVILCDHAHPSGGLAKVAIAGAVGLARRGHRVHFFTAVPPIDPALLIDGITVHCLEQPDLKGNADRMQAALRGIWNRESARALDELLARCPANDTVVHIHGWAKALSPSVFPVCRRSGLPVLLTLHDYFPLCPNGAFFVFPDGVNCPHRALSAGCLATDCDARAQHHKWWRAARHAAGALAGGFTGGMALVTLSDRQRAVIAPHLPPGTVTLPIPNPVEVPDDLRDRGPAPVADNRNVLFVGRLSREKGAALLAEAAAQAATPVRFVGDGDEAEAVRRLNPEAELAGWLPPGAVLEEVRRARALVVPSLWYETFGLAAYEALANGVPVIVSDNCAAAEAVQPGGNGFLFRSGDVTDLARCLRLLSHDGEVQRMGRAAHADYWRAPFTLDRHLDRVEEVYRAALGGGLAALARLDEPAARACAP; encoded by the coding sequence ATGAGCAGCATCGTCATCCTCTGCGACCATGCCCATCCCAGCGGCGGGCTGGCCAAGGTCGCCATCGCCGGGGCGGTCGGGCTGGCGCGGCGCGGCCACCGGGTGCACTTTTTCACCGCCGTGCCGCCCATCGACCCCGCCTTGCTGATCGACGGCATCACCGTCCATTGCCTGGAACAGCCCGACCTGAAGGGCAACGCCGACCGCATGCAGGCGGCGCTCCGCGGCATCTGGAACCGGGAGTCGGCACGCGCGCTCGACGAATTGCTGGCCCGCTGCCCGGCCAACGACACGGTGGTCCATATACATGGCTGGGCCAAGGCGCTGTCGCCCAGCGTCTTTCCGGTCTGCCGCCGCTCCGGCCTGCCGGTGCTGCTGACCCTGCACGACTATTTCCCGCTCTGTCCGAACGGCGCCTTCTTCGTCTTTCCCGACGGCGTCAACTGCCCGCACCGGGCGCTGTCCGCCGGCTGCCTCGCCACCGACTGCGACGCCCGCGCCCAGCATCACAAATGGTGGCGGGCGGCTAGGCATGCGGCGGGTGCGCTGGCCGGCGGCTTCACCGGCGGCATGGCGCTGGTGACGCTCAGCGACCGCCAGCGCGCGGTGATCGCGCCGCATCTGCCCCCCGGCACCGTCACCCTGCCGATCCCCAACCCGGTGGAGGTGCCGGACGACCTCCGCGACCGCGGCCCCGCTCCCGTCGCCGACAACCGCAATGTGCTGTTCGTCGGCCGCCTGTCGCGCGAGAAGGGCGCCGCCCTTCTGGCCGAGGCGGCGGCGCAGGCCGCCACCCCGGTGCGCTTCGTCGGCGACGGCGATGAGGCCGAGGCGGTCCGCCGCCTGAACCCGGAGGCGGAACTCGCCGGCTGGCTGCCGCCCGGCGCCGTGCTGGAGGAGGTCCGGCGGGCGCGGGCGCTGGTGGTGCCGTCGCTGTGGTACGAGACCTTCGGGCTTGCCGCCTACGAGGCTCTGGCCAACGGCGTTCCCGTGATCGTCAGCGACAATTGCGCGGCGGCGGAAGCGGTGCAGCCGGGCGGAAACGGCTTCCTGTTCCGCAGCGGCGACGTCACCGACCTCGCCCGCTGCCTGCGCCTGCTCTCCCATGATGGCGAGGTGCAGCGGATGGGCCGCGCCGCCCATGCCGACTATTGGCGTGCGCCCTTCACGCTGGACCGCCATCTCGACCGGGTGGAGGAGGTCTACCGCGCCGCGCTGGGTGGCGGCTTGGCGGCGTTGGCACGGCTCGACGAACCGGCGGCGCGGGCCTGCGCGCCATGA
- a CDS encoding glycosyltransferase family 4 protein — MREASVLQLGLGWFPETHGGAENMFYHLARHLPQQGIAFSGLVLGNTSATLDNGARIDSFAPPTASLPRRVAAARTAIAAALRRQAPDLVASHFALNTVGALPSLRNRPLVVHFHGPWALESAAEGAGALSVRLKFLVERLVYHRATRFVVLSRAFGTILAERYGVPPDRIQRVPGGVEADRYDLPDSRHQARARLGWPQGRPVILTVRRLVKRMGLAALVDSMVELRRRVPDALLVVAGRGPEAAALQDRIGALGLEEHVRLLGFVPDSQLALAYRAADLCVMPSQALEGFGITALESLASGTPVLVTPVGGLPEVVEGLDGDLVLAGTDARAIGIGLEEALTGQRRLPDADACRSLVRSRFDWPVIAARTAAVYRDALQ; from the coding sequence ATGCGGGAGGCCAGCGTGCTCCAGCTCGGGCTGGGCTGGTTCCCCGAAACCCATGGCGGGGCGGAGAACATGTTCTACCACCTCGCCCGTCATCTGCCGCAGCAGGGCATCGCCTTCTCCGGGCTGGTGCTCGGCAACACCTCCGCCACGCTGGACAACGGCGCCCGCATCGACAGCTTCGCCCCGCCGACCGCCTCGCTGCCGCGCCGCGTGGCGGCGGCCCGCACCGCCATCGCCGCGGCGCTGCGCCGGCAGGCCCCCGACCTTGTCGCCTCCCACTTCGCGCTGAACACGGTGGGGGCGCTGCCCTCCCTGCGCAACCGGCCGCTGGTCGTCCATTTCCACGGCCCCTGGGCATTGGAAAGCGCCGCGGAGGGGGCCGGCGCCCTGTCGGTGCGGCTGAAGTTCCTGGTGGAACGGCTGGTCTACCACCGCGCCACCCGCTTCGTCGTGCTGTCACGCGCCTTCGGCACCATCCTGGCCGAGCGCTACGGCGTGCCGCCCGACCGCATCCAGCGAGTGCCGGGCGGGGTCGAGGCCGACCGCTACGATCTGCCCGACAGCCGGCACCAGGCGCGGGCGCGGCTGGGCTGGCCACAGGGACGCCCCGTGATCCTGACGGTCCGCCGGCTGGTCAAGCGGATGGGGCTGGCCGCTCTGGTTGACTCCATGGTGGAACTGCGCCGCCGGGTGCCCGACGCGCTGCTGGTCGTCGCCGGCCGCGGCCCGGAAGCGGCGGCGCTGCAGGACCGCATCGGCGCGCTGGGGCTGGAGGAACATGTGCGGCTGCTGGGCTTCGTGCCCGACTCGCAGCTGGCGCTGGCCTACCGCGCCGCCGACCTGTGCGTGATGCCGTCGCAGGCGCTGGAGGGTTTCGGCATCACCGCGCTGGAATCGCTGGCCTCCGGCACGCCGGTGCTGGTCACCCCCGTCGGCGGCCTGCCGGAGGTGGTGGAGGGGCTGGACGGCGACCTCGTGCTGGCGGGAACCGACGCGCGCGCCATCGGCATCGGCCTGGAGGAAGCGCTGACCGGCCAGCGCCGGCTGCCCGATGCCGACGCCTGCCGGTCGCTGGTGCGCAGCCGCTTCGACTGGCCGGTGATCGCCGCCCGCACCGCCGCCGTCTACCGCGACGCCCTGCAATGA
- a CDS encoding O-antigen ligase family protein, whose translation MTFATAGTAAGIDQTRPGHHQGGDGLPSVAKLAPALFWFVVAMPVLMGKAGLLEIVFPVGALATGALLVTRDPARFAAFTWWLWFLTPEVRRLVDYQAGWSVISPVMVTPFAVGAMTCLVIAQYLPMLRYRAYFGFVPVMIGLFYAYVNGVTQAGMAAATFALLNWLVPVTLGLYVALHWPIYPQIRDAVLRAFVLGMALVGGYGLIQYFVMPPWDARWLINVGMTNQGMPLPMQVRVFSTLNSSGPLAFLLVTGLAVLPAARGILVPIAGALALGSLLLSLVRAAWLAGLFVFVWLLLTMPGRHRLRLVAVGCGLVLCSLPLLSVPLVNQAIVKRFDTLNSMENDRSYQERQEFYGRFLIQALTEVRGAGLGTVDTATKLTNEDGHLGAMAYFDSGILRVPYELGWPGTLGYVAGIVTLMVGLLRRGGAPPDPFARCAEAAALTILGCMVFEHTLVKVTGVGFWFFLGMGMAAKNYGLASLQPAPPPAALATEHRPEDMRPEDKPQEDNRWTEA comes from the coding sequence CCTGCCGTCCGTCGCCAAGTTGGCCCCCGCCCTCTTCTGGTTCGTGGTGGCGATGCCGGTGCTGATGGGCAAGGCCGGCCTGCTGGAAATCGTCTTTCCGGTCGGCGCGCTCGCCACCGGCGCCCTGCTGGTGACGCGCGACCCGGCCCGCTTCGCCGCCTTCACCTGGTGGCTGTGGTTCCTGACGCCGGAGGTGCGCCGGCTGGTCGATTACCAGGCGGGATGGAGCGTGATCAGCCCGGTGATGGTGACGCCGTTTGCCGTCGGCGCCATGACCTGTCTGGTGATCGCGCAGTATCTGCCGATGCTGCGCTACCGCGCCTATTTCGGATTCGTGCCGGTGATGATCGGGCTGTTCTACGCCTACGTCAACGGCGTCACCCAGGCCGGCATGGCGGCGGCGACCTTCGCGCTGCTGAACTGGCTGGTGCCGGTGACGCTCGGCCTCTATGTCGCCCTGCACTGGCCGATCTACCCGCAGATCCGCGACGCGGTGCTGCGCGCCTTCGTGCTGGGAATGGCGCTGGTCGGCGGCTATGGGCTGATCCAGTATTTCGTCATGCCGCCCTGGGATGCGCGCTGGCTGATCAATGTCGGCATGACCAACCAGGGCATGCCGCTGCCGATGCAGGTGCGGGTGTTCAGCACGCTGAACAGCTCCGGCCCGCTGGCCTTCCTGCTGGTGACCGGGCTTGCCGTGCTGCCGGCGGCGCGCGGCATCCTGGTGCCGATCGCCGGTGCCCTGGCGCTGGGATCGCTTCTGCTCAGCCTCGTCCGCGCCGCGTGGCTGGCGGGGCTGTTCGTCTTCGTCTGGCTGCTGCTGACGATGCCCGGGCGGCACCGGCTGCGGCTGGTCGCGGTCGGCTGCGGTCTGGTGCTGTGCTCCCTGCCGCTGCTCAGCGTGCCGTTGGTCAATCAGGCCATCGTCAAGCGGTTCGACACGCTGAATTCGATGGAGAACGACCGCAGCTATCAGGAACGGCAGGAGTTCTACGGCCGCTTCCTGATCCAGGCGCTGACGGAGGTTCGCGGCGCCGGGCTCGGCACCGTCGACACCGCGACCAAGCTGACCAACGAGGACGGCCATCTCGGCGCCATGGCCTATTTCGACAGCGGCATCCTGCGCGTCCCCTACGAGCTGGGCTGGCCCGGCACGCTCGGCTATGTCGCGGGCATCGTCACGCTGATGGTCGGGCTGCTGCGCCGGGGCGGCGCCCCGCCCGATCCCTTCGCCCGCTGTGCCGAGGCCGCCGCCCTGACGATCCTCGGCTGCATGGTGTTCGAACACACGCTGGTGAAGGTCACGGGCGTCGGCTTCTGGTTCTTCCTGGGCATGGGCATGGCCGCGAAGAATTACGGGCTCGCCAGCCTCCAGCCCGCGCCGCCACCGGCGGCGCTCGCCACGGAGCACCGCCCAGAGGACATGCGCCCCGAGGACAAGCCCCAGGAGGACAATCGATGGACGGAAGCCTGA